The Oryzias melastigma strain HK-1 unplaced genomic scaffold, ASM292280v2 sc00247, whole genome shotgun sequence genome contains a region encoding:
- the LOC112139483 gene encoding transmembrane protein 42, which translates to MSPRPSTSTKRKKKTVWVFSANVVDELLAFIVEAVVSIRGSWTLLSAAAALMLSETLFALAAGLLAATASLSAKLSLGTDVLGPPCEADAPGGGTCNKWLHVPVRLLCGALMLGCNALMWTFFSRALRHSSSSARTTVTTSSSSFIFSGVLGRLMFGENHGPLWWTGISLALCGLLLLHGTPRPPGDCSSKDK; encoded by the exons ATGAGTCCCCGTCCCTCCACCAGCAccaaaaggaagaagaagactGTTTGGGTTTTTAGTGCAAACGTTGTTGATGAGCTTCTGGCTTTTATTGTGGAAGCGGTCGTTTCCATCCGCGGAAGTTGGACCCTGTTGTCAGCCGCCGCTGCTCTCATGTTGTCCGAGACTCTGTTCGCGCTGGCGGCCGGACTCCTCGCAGCTACCGCCTCTCTGTCTGCCAAGCTGTCCCTGGGGACGGACGTCCTGGGACCTCCGTGTGAGGCCGATGCTCCCGGGGGGGGCACATGCAACAAATGG CTCCACGTCCCGGTGCGGCTGCTCTGTGGAGCCCTGATGCTCGGCTGCAACGCACTGATGTGGACGTTCTTCTCAAGAGCTCTCCgtcactcctcctcctcagcgAGGACCACCGTCACcaccagcagctccagcttCATCTTCTCT GGGGTCCTGGGGCGGCTGATGTTTGGGGAGAACCACGGGCCTCTGTGGTGGACCGGCATCAGTCTGGCTCTGTgtggactgctgctgctgcacggAACACCGAGACCACCTGGAGACTGCAGCTCTAAGGACAAGTGA